GACCACTCACCCGGGCCATGATGAGCGGCGGCAGGACGAACGCGGCGGCGAGCGACGACTTCCCCTTCGCGGCAATGCAGCCGCCGCCCTACGTCGGCTTCGAGCACGCCGGCGGAGGAGCCCAGCGCCACCAGGGCGCCATGATGTACGACAACTTCGACTtcgcggccgccgccgtcgccttcggCCAGTTCCAGGACGCGCCGCACCACCAGATGCTTGCGCTGCCGCGGAGCGGGAGCGGCGTCGGCGGGCTCGTCCCCATGGCTCCGCCGCCCATGCCCGGGATGCAGCTCCAGATGCCGCCCATGGCCATGCACGGCCACGGCGACGTGTACCCGGCGCCCGGGATGATGAAGCgcgagggcggcggcgccgggGACGCGGGGAGGATCGGGCTGAACCTCGGCCGCCGGACCTACTTCTCCCCCGGCGACATGATGGCCGTGGACCGGATGCTGATGCGGTCCCGTCTCGGCGGCGTGTTCGGCCTGGGATTCGGGCGCGCCCACCACCAGGCGCCTCGGTGCCAGGTGGAGGACTGCAAGGCCGACCTCTCCGGCGCCAAGCACTACCACCGGCGCCACAAGGTGTGCGAGTACCACGCCAAGGcctccctcgtcgccgccgccggcaagcAGCAGCGCTTCTGCCAGCAATGCAGCAGGTCAGAGTCTATACCCCACACCCCATCTCCACTCTCCAtcaactctctctctccctctctctctctctctctctctctctctctctctcagcagtATCCTTCGCTCTATTCATGCTCTTGCACAAGTATACTCCGTATAGCTTAGCTAGGTTGCAGCTTGGCGAGTGGGAACTGCTTGCCTTTTCAGTCTTCACTCTGTTTTTGGTTCATGTCACTTGTCCGTTGCGGCGGCCATGGTGCAATACCAAGTCTCAGTCTAGAGACGACCCGTCATGTCAAATAAAAAAGACAGCACAAAACACTACTCAATGCATGTAGCACAAACATGAGCTTTTCCATGGCCGTTTTCCTGTGGATCGCGATCGATGGAGACACGATCACGAAAAGAAAAAGAGACCGAAAAGGCAGCGTTCTTTGGGCTAGCTGCGCACTCCAGAGTCCAGACTGCTGCGTGCTGCGACGAGCGGCTGATCCTCTGGCAGGCTTTTGCGCTGGGCATATCTCTGCTTTTCTCGCATTGACCAATGTTGTGTGGCGGTGCCAGTGGCGACTAGACATTTGCATATGGGTTCACATGTATGCATGCATCACTTGTTGAGCTAGCTAGAATTTTAATTTTGTTGAGTGTAGTACGTACGTACGACTTAAAGGATTTTGGTCCTCAAGATTAGCTTAGCCTAAACTGTTCTTGTACTTTGGATTGGCCTTAGGTTCCACGTGCTCACGGAGTTCGACGAGGCCAAGAGGAGCTGCCGGAGGCGGCTCGCGGAGCACAACCGTCGCCGGAGGAAGCCAGCGGCCGGCAGTACGGCGGCGTCGTCCAAGGATTCGGCTCCGCCTACCAAGAAACCCAACGCCGGAGCCATCTCGAGCTCCTACACCGCCGACAACAACAGTAAGCCCACAAGTTCTTTTTATCTAATTGCATCCTACCTACCTAGTGCAATAATCATCATTTATCAGGGCTAATTCGTCCTTACGTACAATCTATCGATCAGCACTGAGCACGACGAAGTCGACCATCTCCTCCAACACGAGCGCCATCAGCTGCCTCCAGCACGGCGAGGGCAGGGCGGCAGCGGCGACGAGGCCGACGGCGCTCACCCTCGGTGCGGCGCCGGAGAAGGACGACCAGCAGCAGCAGCTCAGGAACGCCATGCAGCTCCACCACCATCAGGAGCAGCAGCACTTCATCACCTCCCTCTTGCACAACAACATCAATAACAGCAACATCCTGTCGTGTTCCTCGGTTAGCTCCAGCACGATgccatcggcggcggcggccaacggcGAGGTCTCCGACCAGAACAACGACATCACCAACAACAATGGCAGCAACAACGTCAACAACGGCATGCATATGTTTGAGGtggacttcatgtagatgttggaTCTTGAGCATTAGGCTTATAACATAATTATGATCTAACCACAGTTTAAGCACGACATTTGAAGTAAGCAGAAGTGCTTTGTTTCCACCGGTTATAGGGCAAGGTGCAGAGGTGTAGTGCTTTGGTGTATTGGGGCTAAACAGGAACAAACGACGCGTTTGGTTCCACAAAAAAGGCGCGGCTTCCGATTACACCGACTTCCAAAACCGTAGCTGGCGTTTGTTTCGCGCACGACGTTTTCCGTAACAGCGCCTCCTAATACATCGCTTCAAAAAAGCTAAACCGCCCGATCGGAGGGGATTAGAAAAACAGGACTCGGCCGCACCAACCAAACAATGGACGTATTGTGTAAAATTAATCGGAAGCGGCGCTTCCTGATACGGCGAAGCGAATGCGTTACCGGGGCCGAACCAAACGCGTCGAAAGTGTTAGGTAATCTTGTATTCTTGGCCGAGTCCTCATACACCCACCGTCCGGGTTTAATAGCCTCATCTTATTTTGTGCTTTAGTTTGACCTGCAAATTCGTAATAAAATATAAACTGTATGCCACCAAAATTATATTGCTAGAAAGCTCTTTTAAATACAAATCCAATGGTGTACTTTTTGTAtcatatatattatatatttttagTAATATAGTTTGTCAAAATCTGGCACACAATACTAGGGGTTCTAATAAATCCGGATGAAGATAGCAGTACTACACGGCTTGGAAATTGTATAAGCACTGGTATTTGGAGTAGTACTGTAGTAGTAGTCCTAGATGGTGTTGAGTCATGTAGGCTTAGGATGGGTGTGTCGTGTATATAAGCACAACTAGCCCATGGTTTTCTAACGTGTGATTTtcagagaaataaataaaaagaggagTCATGTCACGTGTCTTTTTTTGTTTGCGAATTCATTAATGATGcatatcttttcattgatagaaggaAAGTTTTACACCATGAGGTTGCGACGACACACTAAGTCATGTACACAAGAAGGCATGTCATGTGCCTTTGGCAAAAGTTTTTATTCGCGTGTGTTCAACTACTCTAATGTgatcgatcctagaaattccaacGCAAAGCAGTGTGCCAATTCATCGACACAGTCAATGTCCATAATATCATCGCCTTGGCAGACTAGTTTACAATGAACTTTGGGATAGTTTTAGCCAACACGTAAGCAACCGAATAACAGAACAATAAGCATAGATCACACAATAATTTCACGTGGAAGAACCTCCACACAACGGGAGTACAAACACAGACACATACGAACCAGCCCACACAACTTTCACTATgagaactagatgataccccgcgtgtTGCGGCGGGAACTGGTTGCAATATATTGTAATGAGATTGGTTCTATGGAGTATGTGATtattgcactactagaaaaagggctatagatggaattgacattaatggcgcaccagacaagcggtgcgccattagtatatactaatgacgcaccaccttctgatacgccattagagttaaaactactaatggcgcacctggcccatggtgcgccattagtatcaaatttttttttgaactagtgcgcctgtccaaacatactaatggcgcatccagacacagtgcgccattactagttgtaactagtaatggcgcacctgtcggaaagtgcgccactaatgttgttttttttattatattttttattctttttttgcaaaactactaatggcgcacctagtaaaaagtgcgccactactatgtttGACCAAGCTTTGACCCACTtctggacatagtaatggcgcacttttcccttgatgcgccattgctatttttgatactaatggcgcacttttccatgcGGTGCGCCATTGTGGTTTTGTAGGCAAGTGCCGCAGCCCGACCGcccaccatctctctcctctctccctcgcacGGAAACCCTATCCTCTTCTCCCTCACCCCACGCACACACGTCTCTCGGCCTCGCCCCGGCCCCGATCCATGCTGCCTCCCAGTGCTCCCTCCTCTTCCTGCGTGGCGGCCCTTGCCCTCCTCTCTCTTCGGTCCCCTTCGCGCCTCCTCGCGGCAGTCGCAGCCAAGGAGCCCGAGCTCGGCGGCGACGGATCGGAAGGCAGCGTCGGCGCTGGATCTGGGAGTGGTGGAGCCGCTGCCATCCCCGCTCCACCCTCTCCCGCGCCCCCCACCTTCTCTCATCCGCAGATCAAGAACCTTCTCTCCCATCCGCAGATCGGGAAGGGAAGGTCCCAGATCCACATCGGGTGGGGGGGTGGGTCCTTGCGCTTCGGTGCGCCGCCGTCCATCTGGGCCGCGACCACCGAGGTCCTCGAGGCCGGCCATGGAAGTCCGACCTGCCAGCAGCCATGCctcgcgcccgaaaccctagcatGCATGCCGCAGGAACGAGGTACAGCACCGGACCCCTATGCTCCTCCTTCTTCCATGGACTTCTCACCATGAGAGGTCTCATCTCTGTAGGAAGGAGGACAACGCCATGGAAGCTGCTCCTTCCCCTTCCCCACCAGGACCACGCACGCCATGGAAGGTATCCTCTCCTGTTGCTGCTACCTTAGCTCTTTTTCCATCTCCAGATCTGATTCCTGAGCATTTGTGTCTCTGACCTGATTTGGTCAAGGGGGAGAAAGAGAAGCTGCTCCCATCCGCCTGTGCCTTCAGATTTGGCCACCCATACAGTACGCACACGGTTTAGGGTTGCTCAAATCCATTTACACTAGTTTGGATGAAACAGAGGCTGTCACAAATGCATCACCTCATGTAGCTTCTTGGTCCGCTAGCAAGTTAGTAACTTGCATGTATTTTTTGGTGACGAACAAGTCTGACTCCAATGGATTAACTCTGTCCATATCGCAAATTTGTTGGATTAACCCAGCAACGCTTTAGTTTTACTTCCCCCTCCCCCCTAGCTAGCTAACTCTTTTAAGGTCCAGTAGTGCACTGTGATTAATTGTTCGGTTAAATCCAGTCCTGCTAGTCCGGCACACACAGATTTACTTTACTGACGATGAATGGGCTTTATATGTTGTCGTTCCATATTATCAAGGGTTCACTGCTCTTTAAAACTACACGAGTGTGTTGTGTTGTTGGCTTGTGTCATCTTGTTAATTCTGGTTGGTCTCTATTTCTAGAATCCCTGCCTGCCTATATGGTCCTATATTGTAAGATTGCAGACTCGTGTGGAACAATATCTATATTCCTCTATCTCTACAATGTAGGCAGTTTGCTTCGCTCACATCACCAAGTTCTCCCACTATGCTTAAATCTATTCTACTCCATTTCCTGAGATGAAATTGTGATGATGGGAGTGACATTAAACAGCTTGAACATCTAATTGTGCATGTACTTCATTGTTATATACTGATCCATCTTGTCTTTGCCTCTTATTAACATTCAAATTGTTAATTGCATTCAAAGTGTTAATTGCAGGAGCAGACACAGAGGAGGAATCTGCTACCTCAAAGCAGTTGATCGACGCCGGGAGGGTGGGTACGTGATGTCGGAGGCTGCCGGGAGGGTGGTGACGAGCTACCGAAGAGATGAGTTCTGGCTCTCCTCGATGCCAGGACGAGGCGCTGCTACCGATCAGACGTGGACTCGATTGATTTTGATTTAAAATATGACGGGTTGTAATGTAAAATGCACTTCAGTTCGAAATTTCCTCCCCTTGCGAGAGGTAttcttggacggagggagtagaagattagTTATAGGATTTCGTTTTATTTCTGTGCAATTTTCTTTTTATTGGATACTTATAAAGACATGGTAATATTCTTGCTATAATAAAAATTAtggttctatttcattttttgtttttaaattatttttccttatagttttttttaatttgtattttttttgtttttcaaataTACTATTAGTGGCGCATTTCAGCCTttattaatggcgcacctagcTTTTTAGCTAGTGGCGCACCTCTaaggttactagtggcgcacttggctttattactaatggcgcacgcaagggttagtaatggcgcactattaggtgcgccattactgtctgggatagtaatggcgcaccaaatgtgcgccattactaaaacttactaatggcgtgctagtaatggcgcacctaatgtgcgccattagtagccaaaataggtgcgccattaataacctgTTTTCCAGTAGTGTTGTATAGTGTAAAACTTTTTTTATGCGTGGTTGTGAATTGAGGTAAACATTTTTCCATGCATGCATGTGCATTAGGTATGCTAGTTAGGTGGAGCATGCAACTAAGAAAGAGAGAATAATAATTCATGAGGTGGCATGTGTGGTGAGGTGGCATATGTGCATGTTTAGATAAATAGGATAGTGACGATCAACTTTTTATGTATATAGGAAAAGTGTACATAGTCTTCCTTAGAAACTCCATCGATTTATAATACTCTCAGAACCTTGCCAACCAGCATCCGCAACAACAGTAACTACAAGTGGTAGGACAACAACAAAACAGAGTTAACGCAGGTTCTATCCCCTCTAATAACCTATGAGCTGCTCTCAAACCATTGAACTAGATGGCACGAAATTTGGGAGATTATTAGACTGATGAGTTCGCAACATGTACTAATAAAATTTCATCTCAACTGAATATTTTTTGTTGACATGATCTAGTGTGGGTTATGAAGTTTTGTTCTCACCAACATGTGTGATGGTTGGTGAAATgtttttgcctccttatgttttgaagattgttgacataaacagtaagggactaatgtgtttgccagtgcacacagagtaacaggtccctcatgtcatgagaagtttgatataaACTCCGAAGATAATATCCTGCGTGTCAGCGAGTATTATCAACGAAGATTATGCTTTCGAGAGCGACCCCTAAAAATTGTTGACATGAAACAAGTGGTTCTGTGGCATCCAAAGGAATTGATTGCAGCCGAGATAAGCCGAAGACGAAGTGAAGATGTAGAATTTATTTCGTTGTTCTTCTTTCTCTTTATTGATTCATAGGAccatcgtactattaagaggggtatagtgcacgaagctttgattctctgatgctcaACCCAATCATATGCGAAGCTTTGGTTCAACTGGGTTTTTTTAGCTATAAAAAATGTGTCATCCAAATTTGCTTTGCGATCTAGTAGTTGTGGGTTCTTTGCAACTGTTTTGGTATTGCGACAGCAACCCAAGTGTTGTATATTTGCATCAATTTGGTGTTGTTTTTGACAGCCATAAAATAATTGAAGCAAATTTGACATCAAGAGCAACTGTTGGAGTAACATTTCTTTTACCAAAAATTCCTGTAAAACATTTATGCCCTATTATTGGgctgctattggagatgctctaagttagTTGATTGACAAAAACACAGAGATCACCCTCAATGCTATATGTGCATGCGAGGGGGGGCGATAATTTtatttttatctctattttttctaGTGGTTTTCTTTTCATTTCCAAGCCAATTTGTATTCTTTAGATTTTTTTAGATGGGGAAGGCCCTCTAGAGTTTTtgtttctctttctctttttgttattttttaatccccattttatttttttgttagttttttcaTGCACATATTTCTTGttatttttattcccttttttcttGATTTTTTCTCTTATAAATTGAACATTTTCACTTTTCTATATATTTTCACACATGCACGGTTTTATTATTTTAATCTACATTTCTACCCAAAATATATGATTTTTAATATATGTTTTTTCAAATCCGGGATTAATCTTGTTAAAATATGAGAAGACATTATTTGAAGATACAATGTGCATTTTTTGACATAAGATGAATCCTTACAATACACAAAACATCTTTTAATTACGAGATGAATATGTTTCAAATGCATGACAGATATTTTAACAGTGGGTAGAATTTTTTTTCATCAGTACGCGGTAACCGTTTTTGTACCATTTAAAATTTCCTTTTTGTATGTTTGCTTAGGCAATTTACTATTCCTCCATCCCACTATAATATAAGATCAACCTATGACATgagtgtcaaaaatgctcttatattatgagacgaaggGATTATTTCAAACGTATGAATTAAAAAAAGTAACTGGGCCGTGGCCTGGTACCGCTGGGGGTGTCCTACCGGTCTTATCCCGCACCCATGTCTTCCCCAGGCCCACTCTGCAGAGCCCAGGCTGACCGGGGTAGGGCTGCCACGAGCGTCTCCCGGCAGCCACTGCGCCGGATCAGGTCCGGCTCCTACATGACATGGGCGACCTGACTTGAGCCCCTCTGCGAGCTGCAGCGAGCAGGCAGGACTGCTCGACGCTGCCCGCAGATTCGGCGCTTGCGGATAAACACGCACTGGCACGCACAGATTTGGCGTGCATGCGAAGTCGCCGGAGGGGTCGGTCCGTGGCAGCACCGACGAGCTAGACACGGCCCATATCAGATTAGCCGAGTGGGTTAATTAAGGGTTCACTTAATCTTGGCGGAAGAACAGGAATGGGATTTAccaagagagaattccttatttaacactattttaaattttgtttttttatttaacACTCAGAATCTTTTTCTTTCTTATCTAACAACGAGTTAAAATTTTATGCCCTTTATGACACCTTCATCCATTTTGAGTCTAAATGACATCTAAAAAGACCCCTTTGCCCCTCATGTGATATATGTGTGTGTGAGGTGCAGTAGTATACACACAACATCAATGGGGCAGTAGCGCATATGCACGCATCGGCAGGAGCACGCACACAGCAGCACACTGCACATACGCATGCGCGCACACAACAGCGCACACGCACGCAGCACAAACACGCacgtacacacgcacacacataCATGGCTATGTGTATTCTGTACGTGCAGCATAGACGTGTGGGTATTCAGAATTGTATGCATACAATATACATCTGCTAGAGCCATAAGCCAGGTACGGAGTACATGCTACTGCCGTGTATGGCCTTCGATGCATGCATGCAATTGTACAAAGGCAATGATAGACCATCTAATGTATGCATCCACTATATAATGTATCTAGACATACATATATTCTTCTTTGGAGATCCTGCACTAAAAGAAAACTCAGATATTTAAAATAGATTAtgtgagctccataagaaaatCCAACAATTAATAGTATAATAATTATTAATAAAAATGATAAAGAAATCATTGAACAACACGTGCGCCCAAACATACCACTTGAGGGGCAAAAGGGTCTTTTCAAGTGTCATTTAGGCTAAAAATGGACATAAGTGttataaaaggcataaaatttagactcgtTGCTATATAGAAAAGAAACTATTTGTCGATGTTAAatagggcataaaatttagacatagtgttaaataaggaattctctcattTACCAAACATCAAGTACCAAGAATTATTTGCGTTGGCAACAAGCGTCGACCCTAATAACAAGGTCGagccaggacctcatcggtgatgGGGGCGGCCATGCGAGAGGAATCGTCCAGCAATGTCCCGGCGGAGGTAAGGAAATACGTTCATGGGCTGCCGGCGTCAAACAACAGGACGTGGACGTCGGAGTAATTTAGATGGATGGACTTGGGTTGCGCCAGCATTGCGATGGGAGGCGGTGCGGTGAGGGGAGGCTGGTGGGGCGGCAGGGGGCGGCGGATGTCGGTCGGTCGATGGTTGTTGGCGACACAGGAATCAAAGCCATGCGCTGGAAGAAGAAGAGTGATGCTACACTTACGTAACGattcttagagcaagtacaataggtcCCAGTCATCAGGCTATAAGCCATTCCATGTCATCAGAATCCTACttggaagagagagaagagaagaaagagaaggaaGCGGGGGTAATACCCAATGGTTCCTGGTTGTATATGCACTCTATATGgggattttaaaaaaatattttaatAAATGTCAAAATAGGTAAGAAGTATTTTGACAAGacacttgacttacttttgcactagtatataagttttcacgaaaaaaaaacaaaagttgaccacacataaaaaaacaaaatttatttgctattataggtcactattcacactattttagccAAAATTTTGTCTTTTTTTAAAAGAAGTCAAAGGGATATTTTTTTGGGGTGGATTTTTTCTCACGAGTACAGTAGAAGGTCAAGTTTGTTTCAAAATattttcaggaatttttgactttttgttgaattactaatTTTTTTCCATATAGGGTGTATATGTCCCCATAGACCACAAATCCTCCTCCAGGAAGCGGGCGCTTCACTTGCAGTCGGCTGAAGCGCTAGcattgttcaagatatcttccgatatgccgataaatcggttgatttatcgcttaccgttgtctgaccgataagataaatcagccgatatggcgataaatcgtcTGATATGCccataaactggccgatttaccccttatcatgggtcgaccgataaattcccgataagcgatatccccaacattgagcGCTAGAAACAAAGAAAAAGTAGCTCGCATGCAGCCATGTGAAAGCTAAAACGAAGACTTTTCATCCTTGGGTCTGTTtagaacacatctagatgtgacatagttatgtcacatctaacctgatgtccactatatttgtggtctatttttttttgtCCCAGCTTTTTTTTTCTGTTCTTTGTTGCTGCgttatttgtgggagcttagatgtgacatccttagaaaACATTTAGATGTGAATTATACAAACTGTTCATCCTTCCTCCCAATCACGTGGCCTTCCTTGCCTCCctttgcatgcaagtattaaattgTATAGTTATTTCAATCGGATTTGCTATTttacatctagatgtgagatagtTATCTCACATCTAAATTCAGACTCGTTAGATCTTGTTTGTTTTAAGATTAACGCAGCTTGTTCGGTTCTCTCACACGCGTCACCTCGTGTCCAGGTCCATACAAGGTGCGGCAACCCGTGTCCTGTGAGTTCACCGACAGGCAGctgtggcctctttttttttagggGGACAGTTGTGGCCTCTTTGGTTTGGTTTTCTGTCAAAAAGAAAACCTGCGCACACCAGCCTGCCCGTTCTGGGGTTTTCCGTTTTTTGTGGGTCCTCGTTTTACTGTCTTGTGGGCTTTCAGCCAGGGAAAAATCCGAATTGCTTGTTTTTTCAAGGAGAAAAGTGTGTCTAGTCACTCTGTGTCCTTGTAACATTTCTTTGCTCCTTGCCAATTGTTTGGATTTTTGTCTTTCCAGAGCGTACGTGTGACCCATGAAGAGCTCTTTCTACCGGTTTTGGTTTTGGGAGAAGCTTCGAACAATTTTGTCTTTTTGttcattttttctatttttatttttcgttCTATTTGTCTTTTTAAAAGTTCATGAGTTTTGTTGGTGTCGGTTATATGTCTACCATCAAACATGCAATTGCAATGTTGTCTTCGTCCCGCAATTGCATGTCTACAACGCGACTGCAATTTGAGGCAAAAATGTTTGTTGGGTCAGCTAGTCATGTGTTTTGTTTTCATCCCAGTTACAATTTCATACTCAACTTGCAACTCAGATCATAGTTTGTAATTGTCCCGGTTGCAACAAAGCCTCGACTTGCAAATGGTACCGTAGCTTTGTGTAGTTGTCTCAGTTGCAAATCCATCCTCACAACTAGGCCCGTAATTTGTTTCATCCCATTGCAAGTCCACCCTTAACTCACAATTAGCCTCGTAGTTTCAtaattgtcccatttgcaagtccacCTTTGGCTCGCAACTGGGTTCATAGTTTTGTTGTTGTCCTAGTTGCAAGGACGCTCAACTCGCAACTTGCATCGTAGTTTTGTGTAGTTATCACGGTTGCAAGTCCACTCTTAACTCGCAGCTGATATCCTAGTTTTGTGAAgttgtcccaattgcaagtccatccttgactTGCAACTAGGCCCATAGTTTGTTTCTTCCCGGttgcaagccatctttgactcgcaACTCACCCTGTGTTTTGTTTATCTCAGTTGCAGATTCACCCTTGACTCGCAATTGGGCTCGTAGCTCTTTTCATCTCAGTTGGAAGTCGACCGTTGACTCGCAACTGGGATCTACTTTCATAggtgtcctagttgcaagtccagcaTCGACTCACAAAAGGCTCATAGTTatccgagttgcaagtccaccctcgactt
The sequence above is drawn from the Triticum aestivum cultivar Chinese Spring chromosome 7A, IWGSC CS RefSeq v2.1, whole genome shotgun sequence genome and encodes:
- the LOC123154797 gene encoding squamosa promoter-binding-like protein 10: MMSGGRTNAAASDDFPFAAMQPPPYVGFEHAGGGAQRHQGAMMYDNFDFAAAAVAFGQFQDAPHHQMLALPRSGSGVGGLVPMAPPPMPGMQLQMPPMAMHGHGDVYPAPGMMKREGGGAGDAGRIGLNLGRRTYFSPGDMMAVDRMLMRSRLGGVFGLGFGRAHHQAPRCQVEDCKADLSGAKHYHRRHKVCEYHAKASLVAAAGKQQRFCQQCSRFHVLTEFDEAKRSCRRRLAEHNRRRRKPAAGSTAASSKDSAPPTKKPNAGAISSSYTADNNTLSTTKSTISSNTSAISCLQHGEGRAAAATRPTALTLGAAPEKDDQQQQLRNAMQLHHHQEQQHFITSLLHNNINNSNILSCSSVSSSTMPSAAAANGEVSDQNNDITNNNGSNNVNNGMHMFEVDFM